The region CTGAAGCCTGATGATGAGTGGGTAAAGCAAGGCAATGTATTGGTGTTATTAGGCATGAAGCCGCGAGTAACTGATACCCCCTTTACCTCCGATCTGGACAGTCCTAATGGCAAAATCCGAATTGAAACCCGCCGTCGCCAGGTAATTACTGGGGGCAAAACTAAGGCAGGCGGCAAGGAGACTGCCCTTTTGAGCGATCGCGCTGGAGCCGTAGTATGGCAAGAGACACTGGACAAGGGAAAGATCATCTACTCGTCAACCCCCTACCTGGCAGCAAACGCTTACCAGGATCATCCTGCAAACTACGAATTTTTAGCAACATTGGTAACCGAACCTGGTTATCCCATCTGGGTTGATGAGTTTATGCATGGGCACGAAGACAAAGTCGCTAAAGTAGGTGACACTAAAACCGAAGACGACTTGATCACGTATCTATTTAGAACACCACTATCCTTGCTAGCACTGCAAAGCGTCATTATTCTGGCAGTACTGATATGGGGACAGAATCGCCGTTTTGGCACTGCAGAGCCACTAGTGTCCCCAGTTATAGACAACAGTGAAGCTTACATCCAGGCAATGGCAGGAGTGCTTCACAAAGCCAACTGTAGCGAGTTTGTGCTGGAAACTATCGGTAAAGCAGAACAACTCGAAATTCAAAAAGCACTTGGATTAGGAACAGTTCCCCTATCTCTGGAAGTATTGGCAGAAGCCTGGGAACAGCAAACGGGGCGATCGCCCGAAACCTTGCAATCCATGCTAAGAACCACTTCCCGCCATCGTCGCCTTACCCATGCAGAACTGCAACAGTGGATTGTCAACATTCAGGTAGTCAGACAAACACTTCCCTATCCTCCTTACCGCCCCAGCCCCAACTCCTTTCCTGATTCCCATTCATTTTGCCTGTACTAACCACTAAGTGTTGTTGCGAAGTTCCGAAAAGCAGGGAACATGATAAGCTGTCAACTCAGTCAAGGGGATTCAATTCAACGAACTCACCCTTGAGACAGATTACAGAGGTCGTGACTGTGAAGATACGGTGGTTGTTCTCTGGCTTAGTTGGCTTCTGGTTGCTTATGTCATCAATTGCAGAAGCAGCGACCCTTCAGTTTTGGCGATTTGATCAGCGGGACAATCGTCTTGAATTTAGAACCGATGATGGGGTACAACCACGTGCTCAACTGGTATTTAATCCCACTCGCTTAGTGATTGATTTACCCGGAACCCGGCTGGGTCGTCCCAAGCAGCTAGAGCAATTTAATGGCAGAGTAACAGCGCTTAGGGTTGCCCAGTTTGATCGAGACACGACACGCTTGGTGTTGGAGTTATCTCCTGGATACACAATTAACCCGAAACAAGTTCGGTTTCGCTATACAACTGCCCAAAATTGGACGATTGAACTGCCCCAACCAGAATATAATCCTGCGATCGCCAGTGATGATGCCCAGGATGACCAGACGTTAGAAGTACCACAAGCACCTGTTATACCGCGTGCCTCAGTGGGTGGATTGTTCCCTGTTGCACCCACTCCTCGCCCCAACCCAACTATTCCGATAGTGCCGAATGGGCAACCTATTGTGATTGTAGATCCGGGACATGGTGGTCCTGATCCAGGAGCCATAGGGATTGGTGGCTTGCGGGAAACCGATATTGTGCTGGATATCAGTCGGCAAGTTGCAGCATTGCTGTCACAACAGGGTGTTTCCGCAGTTTTAACCCGCGATGCCGAATATGATTTGGGGTTGGAACCACGGGTACAAATGGCAAATCGGGCAAACGCCACTGTATTTGTCAGTATTCATGCCAATGCCATTAGCATGTCTCGTCCAGATATCAGCGGGTTAGAAACCTACTACTTCAATACGGGCAAAGAACTGGCAGAGGTGATTCACCGCACGATTTTAGAAGAAACAGGTGTGCGCGATCGCCGCGTTCGTCAGGCTCGTTTTTATGTCCTGCGTTATACCAAAATGCCCTCAGTGCTAATCGAAACTGGGTTTGTGACAGGAGCCGAAGATGCCGCCAAACTGAGTGACCCTGGTTATCGCAGTCGGATGGCAGCAGCGATCGCCCGCGGCATTTTACGTTACTTAGGACGGAGCAGCTAGAATCGCATGGATGGATAGGGAAACAATGCCTGGAATCCGGTTTGGCGTTCAATAGGTGATTCAGCTGCAGCGTTCCATAGAGTCTCGTAGTAGAAGAAAGATACACCTAAACCGCGTTCCTGAGCTGCCTGGGTTTGTGCCTGAATTATCGACATTGGCACAGGTCTGTTTCGCAGTCCAGCCATAATGGCGATCGCGGTAGGAATTTTTTGCTGCGTTTCCTGAATTTCAGGACGAGTTAGCTGGGGCAGAAAACTTTGCAAGTCGGGGCGATACACCTGCACAATCAGTTCATCGGCAATATTGCGCCGCACCCAACCCAGCCAGTCTTGCAACTGAAGTTTATAAGCAAAATCGTAGTAGTTGGGCGAAATTGAAAAGATTGCTTTCGGCTTTTTAGCGCTCACGGCTTTGTGCAATTGGCTCATAAATGCTGTAATTTTGTCAGCACGCCATTTCACCCAGGCAGGATCTTGTGCATTGGCAGGAGGCGCTTTCTTGGTTTCTTTGGTGTAGAGCGCTACGGTGTAGTTGTCGTAGCCAAACTCGCTAGGCAGGCTGGTGTGGTCATCAAACTGGATACCATCCACGTCATATTGGGTCACGATTTCCAGCACCAGATCCGTTAAGAATTTCTGTACTTCTGGACGTAGTGGATTTAGCCAGACGACTTCTCCTGCTGCACTGATGGAGGTTTGGCTACCGTCGCGCTTTTGCGTTAGCCAATCGGGATGGTTGAGCGCTAGTTCGGAACTGGGAGGAGCCATGAAACCAAATTCAAACCAAGGCACCACGAACAGTCCCTGGGCATGGGCTTGAGCGATTAGGTCAGCCAAAATATCTTGCCCATCCGTGCCGCGATAGGTGAAGGATTGAATTCTCTGCCGTTGGGCGATCGCACTGGGATAAGTCGTATAGCCTGCATTCCACACCACGGGATAAATTGTGTTGAAATTCAACCGTCGCAGTTGGCGGACAGCTTCTTGGACTTTGGTACGATCGCGGAGGGTATCCATATCATTGCTGGTCATCCACACGCCACGAATTTCCGGTCTTGGTTGCTGCGACACAGCAGAAATGGGAGT is a window of Leptolyngbyaceae cyanobacterium JSC-12 DNA encoding:
- a CDS encoding hypothetical protein (IMG reference gene:2510095733) yields the protein MMQLSRRQTIILAIALVSLILLILFLAPSSGNVQQYGSTYSRIPQGYGAWYAFMEKRGTSLQRWRRPLSDLYNAPPAQPNNQKSSASIPKPPITLIRISGSSDVLKPDDEWVKQGNVLVLLGMKPRVTDTPFTSDLDSPNGKIRIETRRRQVITGGKTKAGGKETALLSDRAGAVVWQETLDKGKIIYSSTPYLAANAYQDHPANYEFLATLVTEPGYPIWVDEFMHGHEDKVAKVGDTKTEDDLITYLFRTPLSLLALQSVIILAVLIWGQNRRFGTAEPLVSPVIDNSEAYIQAMAGVLHKANCSEFVLETIGKAEQLEIQKALGLGTVPLSLEVLAEAWEQQTGRSPETLQSMLRTTSRHRRLTHAELQQWIVNIQVVRQTLPYPPYRPSPNSFPDSHSFCLY
- a CDS encoding N-acetylmuramoyl-L-alanine amidase (IMG reference gene:2510095734~PFAM: N-acetylmuramoyl-L-alanine amidase; Localisation of periplasmic protein complexes~manually curated), with protein sequence MRQITEVVTVKIRWLFSGLVGFWLLMSSIAEAATLQFWRFDQRDNRLEFRTDDGVQPRAQLVFNPTRLVIDLPGTRLGRPKQLEQFNGRVTALRVAQFDRDTTRLVLELSPGYTINPKQVRFRYTTAQNWTIELPQPEYNPAIASDDAQDDQTLEVPQAPVIPRASVGGLFPVAPTPRPNPTIPIVPNGQPIVIVDPGHGGPDPGAIGIGGLRETDIVLDISRQVAALLSQQGVSAVLTRDAEYDLGLEPRVQMANRANATVFVSIHANAISMSRPDISGLETYYFNTGKELAEVIHRTILEETGVRDRRVRQARFYVLRYTKMPSVLIETGFVTGAEDAAKLSDPGYRSRMAAAIARGILRYLGRSS
- a CDS encoding hypothetical protein (IMG reference gene:2510095735~PFAM: Uncharacterised BCR, COG1649), with amino-acid sequence MRKLRFLLPLLFLFIAALSLTILIGTPISAVSQQPRPEIRGVWMTSNDMDTLRDRTKVQEAVRQLRRLNFNTIYPVVWNAGYTTYPSAIAQRQRIQSFTYRGTDGQDILADLIAQAHAQGLFVVPWFEFGFMAPPSSELALNHPDWLTQKRDGSQTSISAAGEVVWLNPLRPEVQKFLTDLVLEIVTQYDVDGIQFDDHTSLPSEFGYDNYTVALYTKETKKAPPANAQDPAWVKWRADKITAFMSQLHKAVSAKKPKAIFSISPNYYDFAYKLQLQDWLGWVRRNIADELIVQVYRPDLQSFLPQLTRPEIQETQQKIPTAIAIMAGLRNRPVPMSIIQAQTQAAQERGLGVSFFYYETLWNAAAESPIERQTGFQALFPYPSMRF